In Monomorium pharaonis isolate MP-MQ-018 chromosome 3, ASM1337386v2, whole genome shotgun sequence, a genomic segment contains:
- the LOC105837390 gene encoding prodigiosin synthesizing transferase PigC isoform X1, with the protein MAYILCVMQIMIPLILSVWIYLWFTKKQLSHYLGLDIQFILKRWWALWRISKRKTKKSKLKDSDVMSNIKKILKPCSDNPKIIMDENSCDNIFFYGADQKGNWLFVKINHKGYHTTELMFQVTLSDGRVYVLPDYPDTMTIENTGQKWSALGLKIETLEPRQRWRITYNGFLRNQYQGDMPNNDNMEHIRLNFIFTGKSRSLEWPSDWSIYLHADALAHEPWKSPDWMHKIKLIDYTGFDLWGSIIMNITFKDSNISKFYLRGLCQRRWGKHESYQFHRIITFFGVTQHGAMYYLGVSNTKHSFSHMQFGHLQEAGGTISRIDWTNLKLSDFEKEDTVLMNYKIAFTAAGKRYSSVINYSMGNAITCYNGQPWCWTCTTRNLRVQLNGSTGVGLMITYYPYSGPRQAKTLMTKIQHITRPNTFTQKDKYILHFADKQCQNEKVVGGKGYSLAILTSMADDFIVPRGFCVTNLALERQLQHYQQLQTLIADIIDISWKRKEDLESYCQKAVSIIQSTPVEEKIAKTILQGLEELESSVSEKNSHVQYYAVRSSAVGEDSEETSAAGQNSTYLGVKDANDVVRCVAKCWASLFSYQSVEYRRQNGQPIKTSMGVCIQKMVDAEAAGVMFTRHPTTGDPSSIIITANYGLGETVVSGKVEPDTLTIHRKWNNTLTIGASMMGNKRQKISLSDDGVTSSTLGEQEINKISISDRIALRLAEIGLRLESLFGSARDVEWAIVGEQIYLLQARPVTTINIWTDFEIMHELDSGVPCDVDLMTFANVGEVLPYPVTPLSISTLIKVLNLSLSAKFNNFDNNYLHMIGMRCAINYLDSTLQDVDREITMTNKMIDLAICGRVVITPQIHEAAIKKYGIVSKWRRIYMLYDMIKSAWMNDAMVKKAIDTFHKYTLDANEFDTPHELYNTLNKKYGEIFLIGKSHNLVSFVSVSYQMIAMSLLTNGNDNFTSDHLADIAVLLGSCSNVISTEVPIALGKIAACIRKSGKADEFNKIETAKVMDWLELNCPPALEKLQTFFKTHGHRCIHELDFFTEPWILKPDTIIKTIQVLTTSIEENYMSKTLSVQETIASLKTPMSSFSKFILQKLIPLCRKAVIRRETTKNITVSAVHILRLAYRRLGALMIAESYIPDEQLIFFLTHQEIGQLLNNHNPLLVRKALRRRKIYQQVAKLEYPEFSIGMPMPIEKTLDISFYKGCVKLEGTSVCGGSVLGRACVITNLAEAKNIQRGDILITHCTDIGWSPYFPLLVGIVTELGGLISHGAVVAREYGLPCIVGAKNATQIFKTGDTILLAGDIGTLQLIKKA; encoded by the exons ATGGCGTATATTTTGTGCGTCATGCAAATAATGATTCCGCTTATTCTTTCTGTATGGATTTATCTTTGGTTTACGAAAAAACAGCTTTCACATTATCTAGGTTTAG ATATACAGTTTATCTTAAAGCGATGGTGGGCTCTTTGGCGCATCTCAAAAAGGAAGACAAAGAAAAGCAAACTCAAAGACAGCGATGTGATGTCCAATAtaaagaagatattaaaaCCATGCTCGGACAatccaaaaattattatggacGAAAAC AGTTGCGATAATATATTCTTCTATGGTGCAGATCAAAAAGGTAATTggttatttgttaaaataaatcataaaggATATCACACAACAGAATTGATGTTCCAAGTCACCTTATCGGACGGCCGAGTCTACGTGTTACCTG ATTATCCCGATACAATGACGATAGAAAATACAGGCCAAAAATGGTCAGCATTAGGTTTAAAGATTGAAACATTAGAACCAAGGCAACGTTGGAGAATTACGTACAATGGTTTCCTCCGAAACCAATATCAAGGAGATATGCCCAATAACGATAATATGGAACATATTCgtctaaattttat ATTTACTGGCAAATCTCGATCGTTAGAGTGGCCAAGTGACTGGAGCATTTATTTGCATGCAGATGCTTTAGCACATGAACCATGGAAGAGTCCCGATTGGATGCACAAAAT taaattaatagattatacCGGGTTTGATTTATGGGGATCCATTATAATGAACATAACGTTCAAAGATTCAAATATAAGTAAGTTTTATTTACGCGGACTCTGCCAACGACGTTGGGGTAAACATGAATCTTATCAATTTCATCGAATAATCACATTTTTCGGTGTGACACAACATGGAGCGATGTATTATCTTGGCGTGAGCAATACCAAACACAGCTTCTCACA CATGCAATTTGGACATCTCCAGGAAGCCGGAGGGACAATAAGCAGAATTGATTGGACCAATTTGAAATTAAgcgattttgaaaaagaagatACAGTCCTCATGAACTACAAGATTGCATTTACAG caGCTGGAAAACGATACAGCTccgttataaattattcaatggGCAATGCGATAACCTGTTACAACGGCCAACCATGGTGTTGGACTTGCACAACTCGTAATTTACGCGTACAATTAAATGGCAGCACAG GTGTTGGGTTAATGATTACGTATTATCCATACAGTGGACCAAGGCAAGCCAAGACTTTGATGACGAAAATTCAACATATAACGCGACCTAACACATTTACGCAAAAAGATAAATACATCTTACATTTTGCTGATAAACAGTGTCAGAATGAAAAAGTCGTTGGGGGAAAGGGATATTCTcttgcaattctgacatcTATGGCCGATGAC tttatagtACCTCGAGGCTTCTGCGTGACAAACCTCGCTCTGGAACGACAATTGCAACATTATCAACAATTGCAAACTTTGATCGCtgatataatagatattagttggaaaagaaaagaggacCTCGAAAGTTACTGTCAAAA GGCGGTATCCATTATTCAAAGTACTCCTGTCGAAGAAAAAATTGCGAAGACGATATTACAAGGTTTGGAGGAATTGGAATCTTCTGTAAGTGAGAAAAATTCACATGTTCAATACTACGCTGTAAGATCGAGTGCGGTTGGAGAAGATAGCGAGGAAACTTCAGCTGCTGGTCAAAACTCGACGTATTTAGGCGTAAAAGATGCGAATGATGTTGTCAGATGCGTTGCTAAATGCTGGGCAAGTCTGTTTTCGTATCAAAGCGTCGAGTATAG ACGACAAAATGGACAACCGATAAAAACATCTATGGGTGTCTGCATTCAGAAAATGGTTGATGCAGAAGCAGCTGGCGTCATGTTTACTAGACATCCTACAACTGGAGATCCATCCAGCATTATTATTACAGCCAATTACGGCTTAGGAGAG aCGGTGGTGTCGGGGAAAGTCGAGCCTGATACTTTGACGATTCATAGAAAGTGGAACAATACTTTGACCATAGGTGCCTCAATGATGGGAAATAAGAGGCAAAAGATCTCGCTCAGTGACGATGGTGTAACTTCAAGCACGCTAGGTGAACAGGAAATTAATAAGATCTCGATATCCGATAGAATTGCTCTACGATTAGCTGAAATAGGATTGCGCTTGGAATCACTTTTTGGATCTGCTCGAGATGTAGAATGGGCGATTGTCGGAGAACAGATCTATCTGCTGCAAGCAAGACCTGTCACAACCATTAACATATGGACGGATTTCGAGATAATGCACGAGTTAGACTCGGGAGTACCTTGCGACGTTGATCTTATGACTTTTGCCAATGTGGGAGAAGTGCTTCCATATCCCGTTACTCCTCTATCAATTTCTACACTTATCAAAGTTTTGAATCTATCGCTTAGTGCAAAATTTAACaactttgataataattatcttcaTATGATCGGTATGAGGTGTGCGATAAATTATTTGGAT tCAACTTTACAAGATGTTGATAGAGAAATAACAATGACAAATAAGATGATAGATTTAGCCATATGCGGACGTGTAGTAATAACGCCACAAATACATGAGGCAGCAATAAAAAAGTATGGTATCGTAAGTAAATGGCGAcgcatatatatgttatacgATATGATCAAATCAGCATGGATGAATGATGCTATggtaaaaaaagcaattgatACGTTTCACAAGTATACTCTGGATGCTAATGAATTCGATACACCTCACGAGTTATACAATAccctaaataaaaaatacgggGAAATTTTTCTA ATAGGAAAAAGTCATAATTTGGTGTCTTTTGTAAGTGTATCATACCAAATGATAGCAATGTCACTTTTAACAAACGGAAACGATAATTTTACGTCTGATCATCTTGCGGACATTGCTGTTCTATTGGGTTCATGCAGCAATGTTATCAGTACTGAAGTGCCGATAGCTCTTGGCAAAATAGCAGCATGCATCAGAAAAAGCGGTAAAGCGGATGAGTTTAACAAAATCGAGACCGCGAAAGTTATGGACTGGTTGGAATTAAATTGCCCTCCAGCTTTGGAAAAATTACAAACCTTTTTTAAAACGCACGGTCACAGATGTATTCATGAATTAGATTTTTTCACAGAGCCTTGGATACTTAAACCTGACACTATCATCAAAACAATTCAA GTACTGACAACATCCATCGAAGAGAATTATATGAGTAAAACACTTAGCGTGCAAGAAACTATAGCATCTTTGAAAACACCCATGTCATCATTTAGCAAGTTTATTCTACAAAAACTGATACCCTTGTGTCGAAAAGCTGTTATACGTAGAGAAACGACAAAGAACATAACTGTATCAGCTGTGCACATATTGAGATTAGCTTACAGACGGCTTGGTGCTTTGATGATTGCGGAAAGTTATATCCCTGATGAAcaacttatatttttcctGACACATCAAGAAATCGGTCAACTCTTGAATAATCATAATCCATTACTTGTACGGAA AGCGCTACGTAGAAGAAAGATTTATCAGCAAGTAGCAAAACTTGAATATCCAGAATTTAGTATTGGAATGCCTATGCCAATAGAG aaaACCCTCGACATCTCGTTCTACAAAGGTTGCGTAAAACTTGAAGGTACTTCGGTTTGTGGCGGTTCTGTGCTTGGCAGAGCGTGTGTGATAACTAATCTAGCCgaagcaaaaaatatacagCGTGGAGACATTTTGATCACACATTGCACCGATATCGGTTGGAGTCCATATTTTCCATTATTAGTTGGAATTGTAACAGAGTTGGGTGGTCTTATAAGTCATGGCGCTGTTGTAGCAAGAGAGTATGGTCTTCCTTGCATTGTTGGTGCTAAAAACGCgactcaaatttttaaaacgg GTGACACTATATTATTAGCTGGAGACATTGGCACACTCCAACTGATTAAAAAAGCTTAA
- the LOC105837390 gene encoding putative phosphoenolpyruvate synthase isoform X4 has translation MVGSLAHLKKEDKEKQTQRQRCDVQYKEDIKTMLGQSKNYYGRKHQKGNWLFVKINHKGYHTTELMFQVTLSDGRVYVLPDYPDTMTIENTGQKWSALGLKIETLEPRQRWRITYNGFLRNQYQGDMPNNDNMEHIRLNFIFTGKSRSLEWPSDWSIYLHADALAHEPWKSPDWMHKIKLIDYTGFDLWGSIIMNITFKDSNISKFYLRGLCQRRWGKHESYQFHRIITFFGVTQHGAMYYLGVSNTKHSFSHMQFGHLQEAGGTISRIDWTNLKLSDFEKEDTVLMNYKIAFTAAGKRYSSVINYSMGNAITCYNGQPWCWTCTTRNLRVQLNGSTGVGLMITYYPYSGPRQAKTLMTKIQHITRPNTFTQKDKYILHFADKQCQNEKVVGGKGYSLAILTSMADDFIVPRGFCVTNLALERQLQHYQQLQTLIADIIDISWKRKEDLESYCQKAVSIIQSTPVEEKIAKTILQGLEELESSVSEKNSHVQYYAVRSSAVGEDSEETSAAGQNSTYLGVKDANDVVRCVAKCWASLFSYQSVEYRRQNGQPIKTSMGVCIQKMVDAEAAGVMFTRHPTTGDPSSIIITANYGLGETVVSGKVEPDTLTIHRKWNNTLTIGASMMGNKRQKISLSDDGVTSSTLGEQEINKISISDRIALRLAEIGLRLESLFGSARDVEWAIVGEQIYLLQARPVTTINIWTDFEIMHELDSGVPCDVDLMTFANVGEVLPYPVTPLSISTLIKVLNLSLSAKFNNFDNNYLHMIGMRCAINYLDSTLQDVDREITMTNKMIDLAICGRVVITPQIHEAAIKKYGIVSKWRRIYMLYDMIKSAWMNDAMVKKAIDTFHKYTLDANEFDTPHELYNTLNKKYGEIFLIGKSHNLVSFVSVSYQMIAMSLLTNGNDNFTSDHLADIAVLLGSCSNVISTEVPIALGKIAACIRKSGKADEFNKIETAKVMDWLELNCPPALEKLQTFFKTHGHRCIHELDFFTEPWILKPDTIIKTIQVLTTSIEENYMSKTLSVQETIASLKTPMSSFSKFILQKLIPLCRKAVIRRETTKNITVSAVHILRLAYRRLGALMIAESYIPDEQLIFFLTHQEIGQLLNNHNPLLVRKALRRRKIYQQVAKLEYPEFSIGMPMPIEKTLDISFYKGCVKLEGTSVCGGSVLGRACVITNLAEAKNIQRGDILITHCTDIGWSPYFPLLVGIVTELGGLISHGAVVAREYGLPCIVGAKNATQIFKTGDTILLAGDIGTLQLIKKA, from the exons ATGGTGGGCTCTTTGGCGCATCTCAAAAAGGAAGACAAAGAAAAGCAAACTCAAAGACAGCGATGTGATGTCCAATAtaaagaagatattaaaaCCATGCTCGGACAatccaaaaattattatggacGAAAAC ATCAAAAAGGTAATTggttatttgttaaaataaatcataaaggATATCACACAACAGAATTGATGTTCCAAGTCACCTTATCGGACGGCCGAGTCTACGTGTTACCTG ATTATCCCGATACAATGACGATAGAAAATACAGGCCAAAAATGGTCAGCATTAGGTTTAAAGATTGAAACATTAGAACCAAGGCAACGTTGGAGAATTACGTACAATGGTTTCCTCCGAAACCAATATCAAGGAGATATGCCCAATAACGATAATATGGAACATATTCgtctaaattttat ATTTACTGGCAAATCTCGATCGTTAGAGTGGCCAAGTGACTGGAGCATTTATTTGCATGCAGATGCTTTAGCACATGAACCATGGAAGAGTCCCGATTGGATGCACAAAAT taaattaatagattatacCGGGTTTGATTTATGGGGATCCATTATAATGAACATAACGTTCAAAGATTCAAATATAAGTAAGTTTTATTTACGCGGACTCTGCCAACGACGTTGGGGTAAACATGAATCTTATCAATTTCATCGAATAATCACATTTTTCGGTGTGACACAACATGGAGCGATGTATTATCTTGGCGTGAGCAATACCAAACACAGCTTCTCACA CATGCAATTTGGACATCTCCAGGAAGCCGGAGGGACAATAAGCAGAATTGATTGGACCAATTTGAAATTAAgcgattttgaaaaagaagatACAGTCCTCATGAACTACAAGATTGCATTTACAG caGCTGGAAAACGATACAGCTccgttataaattattcaatggGCAATGCGATAACCTGTTACAACGGCCAACCATGGTGTTGGACTTGCACAACTCGTAATTTACGCGTACAATTAAATGGCAGCACAG GTGTTGGGTTAATGATTACGTATTATCCATACAGTGGACCAAGGCAAGCCAAGACTTTGATGACGAAAATTCAACATATAACGCGACCTAACACATTTACGCAAAAAGATAAATACATCTTACATTTTGCTGATAAACAGTGTCAGAATGAAAAAGTCGTTGGGGGAAAGGGATATTCTcttgcaattctgacatcTATGGCCGATGAC tttatagtACCTCGAGGCTTCTGCGTGACAAACCTCGCTCTGGAACGACAATTGCAACATTATCAACAATTGCAAACTTTGATCGCtgatataatagatattagttggaaaagaaaagaggacCTCGAAAGTTACTGTCAAAA GGCGGTATCCATTATTCAAAGTACTCCTGTCGAAGAAAAAATTGCGAAGACGATATTACAAGGTTTGGAGGAATTGGAATCTTCTGTAAGTGAGAAAAATTCACATGTTCAATACTACGCTGTAAGATCGAGTGCGGTTGGAGAAGATAGCGAGGAAACTTCAGCTGCTGGTCAAAACTCGACGTATTTAGGCGTAAAAGATGCGAATGATGTTGTCAGATGCGTTGCTAAATGCTGGGCAAGTCTGTTTTCGTATCAAAGCGTCGAGTATAG ACGACAAAATGGACAACCGATAAAAACATCTATGGGTGTCTGCATTCAGAAAATGGTTGATGCAGAAGCAGCTGGCGTCATGTTTACTAGACATCCTACAACTGGAGATCCATCCAGCATTATTATTACAGCCAATTACGGCTTAGGAGAG aCGGTGGTGTCGGGGAAAGTCGAGCCTGATACTTTGACGATTCATAGAAAGTGGAACAATACTTTGACCATAGGTGCCTCAATGATGGGAAATAAGAGGCAAAAGATCTCGCTCAGTGACGATGGTGTAACTTCAAGCACGCTAGGTGAACAGGAAATTAATAAGATCTCGATATCCGATAGAATTGCTCTACGATTAGCTGAAATAGGATTGCGCTTGGAATCACTTTTTGGATCTGCTCGAGATGTAGAATGGGCGATTGTCGGAGAACAGATCTATCTGCTGCAAGCAAGACCTGTCACAACCATTAACATATGGACGGATTTCGAGATAATGCACGAGTTAGACTCGGGAGTACCTTGCGACGTTGATCTTATGACTTTTGCCAATGTGGGAGAAGTGCTTCCATATCCCGTTACTCCTCTATCAATTTCTACACTTATCAAAGTTTTGAATCTATCGCTTAGTGCAAAATTTAACaactttgataataattatcttcaTATGATCGGTATGAGGTGTGCGATAAATTATTTGGAT tCAACTTTACAAGATGTTGATAGAGAAATAACAATGACAAATAAGATGATAGATTTAGCCATATGCGGACGTGTAGTAATAACGCCACAAATACATGAGGCAGCAATAAAAAAGTATGGTATCGTAAGTAAATGGCGAcgcatatatatgttatacgATATGATCAAATCAGCATGGATGAATGATGCTATggtaaaaaaagcaattgatACGTTTCACAAGTATACTCTGGATGCTAATGAATTCGATACACCTCACGAGTTATACAATAccctaaataaaaaatacgggGAAATTTTTCTA ATAGGAAAAAGTCATAATTTGGTGTCTTTTGTAAGTGTATCATACCAAATGATAGCAATGTCACTTTTAACAAACGGAAACGATAATTTTACGTCTGATCATCTTGCGGACATTGCTGTTCTATTGGGTTCATGCAGCAATGTTATCAGTACTGAAGTGCCGATAGCTCTTGGCAAAATAGCAGCATGCATCAGAAAAAGCGGTAAAGCGGATGAGTTTAACAAAATCGAGACCGCGAAAGTTATGGACTGGTTGGAATTAAATTGCCCTCCAGCTTTGGAAAAATTACAAACCTTTTTTAAAACGCACGGTCACAGATGTATTCATGAATTAGATTTTTTCACAGAGCCTTGGATACTTAAACCTGACACTATCATCAAAACAATTCAA GTACTGACAACATCCATCGAAGAGAATTATATGAGTAAAACACTTAGCGTGCAAGAAACTATAGCATCTTTGAAAACACCCATGTCATCATTTAGCAAGTTTATTCTACAAAAACTGATACCCTTGTGTCGAAAAGCTGTTATACGTAGAGAAACGACAAAGAACATAACTGTATCAGCTGTGCACATATTGAGATTAGCTTACAGACGGCTTGGTGCTTTGATGATTGCGGAAAGTTATATCCCTGATGAAcaacttatatttttcctGACACATCAAGAAATCGGTCAACTCTTGAATAATCATAATCCATTACTTGTACGGAA AGCGCTACGTAGAAGAAAGATTTATCAGCAAGTAGCAAAACTTGAATATCCAGAATTTAGTATTGGAATGCCTATGCCAATAGAG aaaACCCTCGACATCTCGTTCTACAAAGGTTGCGTAAAACTTGAAGGTACTTCGGTTTGTGGCGGTTCTGTGCTTGGCAGAGCGTGTGTGATAACTAATCTAGCCgaagcaaaaaatatacagCGTGGAGACATTTTGATCACACATTGCACCGATATCGGTTGGAGTCCATATTTTCCATTATTAGTTGGAATTGTAACAGAGTTGGGTGGTCTTATAAGTCATGGCGCTGTTGTAGCAAGAGAGTATGGTCTTCCTTGCATTGTTGGTGCTAAAAACGCgactcaaatttttaaaacgg GTGACACTATATTATTAGCTGGAGACATTGGCACACTCCAACTGATTAAAAAAGCTTAA